A single genomic interval of Natronolimnobius sp. AArcel1 harbors:
- a CDS encoding tryptophan 7-halogenase — MNNYQDTAQIDSIGIVGAGDAGLFAALALEKGLEDVDVFIVDDFSQPVPQVGKSTLRYVLTFLHDRLEISQPRLLEEVKLAFKTTVYLKDWCGQEFHSPLGKPIPTVQQADLSPAIEPTVHQETLTKTNEAVFDEFYYRYHEDEFTTLYNELAETPGKSPMVIDPQNISNIQKGLPDAAYHFDATGLNQFLRTICEERGIDLIDDRLTEIPTSDGQIERLESDDASYEADLYVDASGFRRLLMSELDNPLQAFDLPVDSALVATTDIDMSDVTSATVVTSGDAGWFWQIDTIELRDLGYVYSSEHISDEDALAEFIETRDEPIDPDEVQQYRFDSGVLETPWTGNCVAIGNAVGFVEPLQSTALTTSARLADRLAMFLGMHGRVNHQGVRDLYNETTHATWEEVYDFVSLYYKYNSGTTPFWEDAREVHPEPIQHVETYRASGFCAPETRAGLTRTRTDLNNYYLYYLVLHGLGVESPFYEGLEHEPDPAVLERIEEYTDGVFDRLDDCLSYDEVYRVFHPGFKS, encoded by the coding sequence ATGAATAATTATCAAGATACAGCACAAATCGATTCAATCGGTATCGTCGGTGCAGGCGATGCTGGGTTGTTCGCTGCGCTCGCCCTCGAGAAAGGTCTCGAGGACGTAGACGTATTCATCGTCGACGATTTTAGTCAACCAGTGCCGCAGGTGGGGAAGAGTACGCTTCGATACGTACTCACGTTTTTACACGATCGACTCGAGATTAGTCAGCCGCGGCTGTTAGAGGAGGTGAAACTGGCCTTCAAGACGACGGTGTATTTGAAGGATTGGTGTGGCCAGGAGTTTCATAGCCCACTCGGGAAGCCGATTCCGACGGTCCAACAGGCCGACCTCTCGCCGGCAATCGAACCAACAGTTCACCAGGAGACGCTGACCAAGACGAACGAGGCGGTGTTTGACGAGTTCTATTACCGGTATCACGAAGATGAGTTCACAACGCTGTATAACGAACTCGCTGAGACACCCGGAAAGTCCCCGATGGTGATCGACCCACAGAATATTTCGAACATCCAGAAGGGGTTGCCTGATGCCGCGTATCACTTTGACGCTACAGGATTGAACCAGTTCCTGCGCACTATCTGTGAGGAGCGCGGCATCGACCTGATCGACGACCGCCTCACCGAGATTCCGACGTCGGATGGGCAGATCGAACGCCTCGAGAGCGACGATGCGAGCTACGAGGCTGACCTCTACGTCGACGCCTCGGGCTTTCGCCGGCTGTTAATGAGCGAACTCGATAATCCACTGCAGGCGTTCGATCTGCCGGTCGATTCGGCACTTGTCGCGACGACTGATATCGACATGTCGGACGTCACCTCTGCAACGGTCGTCACCTCGGGCGATGCGGGCTGGTTCTGGCAGATCGATACGATTGAACTCCGGGATCTGGGCTACGTCTACTCCTCGGAGCACATCTCCGACGAGGATGCGCTCGCGGAGTTCATCGAGACACGCGACGAGCCGATTGACCCCGATGAGGTGCAACAGTATCGCTTCGATTCGGGCGTCCTCGAGACGCCCTGGACTGGCAACTGCGTTGCAATCGGGAACGCAGTCGGGTTCGTCGAACCGCTGCAGTCGACTGCGCTGACGACCTCAGCGAGACTGGCGGATCGACTCGCGATGTTCCTTGGGATGCACGGCCGCGTCAACCATCAAGGCGTACGCGACCTGTACAACGAGACGACGCATGCAACCTGGGAGGAGGTCTATGACTTCGTCAGCCTCTACTACAAGTACAACTCAGGGACGACACCGTTCTGGGAGGACGCTCGAGAGGTCCATCCCGAGCCGATCCAACACGTCGAGACCTACCGTGCCTCGGGCTTTTGCGCACCCGAAACACGGGCCGGTCTCACGCGGACGCGAACAGACCTGAACAACTACTACCTGTACTATCTCGTCTTGCACGGGTTGGGTGTCGAGTCGCCGTTTTATGAGGGCCTCGAGCACGAACCCGACCCGGCCGTCCTCGAGCGCATCGAGGAGTACACCGACGGCGTGTTCGACCGACTCGATGACTGTCTCAGCTACGACGAGGTCTATCGCGTGTTCCACCCCGGGTTCAAATCGTAG